One Eurosta solidaginis isolate ZX-2024a chromosome 1, ASM4086904v1, whole genome shotgun sequence genomic window, gtgtagcctacatattgcgtttttttttttaatttgcttaccgggctaaaggttagcatgcttaaaatacgtaagtcgttttgttcaacaaatttgagtagataactcagcagatgtttgcatcagagcgacaatttttgagatagttattaaaactgtttaaaggttgtcaaacgttgtttctcgttgtatatcctttaattctagagttaaattgataaataccgtgtacgaatttgtttaacccatttgttttggttactcgacggctccgttctcgtgtagcctacatattgcgttttttttaatttgcttaccgggctaaaggttagcatgcttaaaatacgtaagtcgttttgttcaacaaatttgagcagataactcggcagttgtttgcatcagagcgacaatttttgagatagttattaaaactgtttaaaggttgtcaaacgttgtttctcgttgtatatcctttaattctagagttaaattgataaataccgtgtacgaatttgtttaacccatttgttttggttactcggcggctccgttcttgtgtagcctacatattgcgtttttttttttaatttgcttaccgggctaaaggttagcatgcttaaaatacgtaagtcgttttgttcaacaaatttgagtagataactcagcagttgtttgcatcagagcaacaatttttgagatagttattaaaacagtttaaaggttgtcaatcgttatttctcgttgtatatcctttaattctagagttaaattgataaataccgtgtacgaatttgtttaacccatttgttttggttactcgacggctccgtttccgtgtagcctacatattgtgtttttttttttaatttgcttaccgggctaaaggttagcatgcttaaaatacgtaagtcgttttgttcaacaaatttgagtagataactcagcagttgtttgcatcagagcgacaatttttgagatagttattaaaactgtttaaaggttgtcaaacgttgtttctcgttggatatcctttaattctagagttaaattgataaataccgtgtacgaatttgtttaacccatttgttttggttactcgacggctccgttctcgtgtagcctacatattgcgttttttttaatttgcttaccgggctaaaggttagcatgcttaaaatacgtaagtcgttttgttcaacaaatttgagcagataactcggcagttgtttgcatcagagcgacaatttttgagatagttattaaaactgtttaaaggttgtcaaacgttgtttctcgttgtatatcctttaattctagagttaaattgataaataccgtgtacgaatttgtttaacccatttgttttggttactcggcggctccgttcttgtgtagcctacatattgcgtttttttttttaatttgcttaccgggctaaaggttagcatgcttaaaatacgtaagtcgttttgttcaacaaatttgagtagataactcagcagttgtttgcatcagagcaacaatttttgagatagttattaaaacagtttaaaggttgtcaatcgttatttctcgttgtatatcctttaattctagagttaaattgataaataccgtgtacgaatttgtttaactcatttgttttggttacacgacggctccgttctcgtgtagcctacatattgcgttttttttaatttgcttaccgggctaaaggttagcatgcttaaaatacgtaagtcgttttgttcaacaaatttgagtagataactcagcagttgtttgcatcagagcgacaattttttagatagttattaaaactatttaaaggttgtcaaacgatgtttctcgttgtatatcctttaattctagagttaaattgataaataccgtgtacgaatttgtttaacccatttgttttggttactcgacggctccgttctcgtgtagcctacatattgtgtttttttttaatttgcttaccgggctaaaggttagcatgcttaaaatacgtaagtcgttttgttcaacaaatttgagtagagaactcagcagttgtttgcatcagagcgacaatttttgagatagttattaaaactgtttaaaggttgtcaaacgttgtttctcgttgcatatcctttaattctagagttaaattgataaataccgtgtacgaatttgtttaacccatttgttttggttactcgacggctccgttctcgcgtagcctacatattgcgttttttctttaatttacttaccgggctaaaggttagcatgcttaaaatacgtaagtcgttttgttcaacaaatttgagtagataactcagcagttgtttgcatcagagcgacaatttttgagatagttattaaaactgtttaaaggttgtcaaacgttgtttctcgttgtatatcctttaattctagagttaaattgataaataccgtgtacgaatttgtttaacccatttgttttggttactcggcggctccgttcttgtgtagcctacatattgcgtttttttttaatttgcttaccgggctaaaggttagcatgcttaaaatacgtaagtcgttttgttcaacaaatttgagtagataactcagcagttgtttgcatcagagcgacaatttttgagatagttattaaaactgtttaaaggttgtgaaacgttgttactcgttgtatatcctttaattctagagttaaattgataaataccgtgtacgaatttgtttaaccaatttgttttggttactcgacggctccgttctcgtgtagcctacatattgcgtttttttttaatttgcttaccgggctaaaggttagcatgcttaaaatacgtaagtcgttttgttcaacaaatttgagtagataactcagcagttgtttgcatcagagcgagaatttttgagatagttattaaaactgtttaaaggttgtcaaacgttgtttctcgttgtatatcctttaattctagagttaaattgataaataccgtgtacgaatttgtttaacccatttgttttggttactcgacggctccgttctcgtgtagcctacatattgcgtttttttttaatttgcttaccgggctaaaggttagcatgcttaaaatacgtaagtcgttttgttcaacaaatttgagtagataactcggcagttgtttgcatcagagcgacaatttttgagatagttattaaaactgtttaaaggttgtcaaacgttgtttctcgttgcatatcctttaattctagagttaaattgataaataccgtgtacgaatttgtttaacccatttgttttggttactcgacggctccgttctcgcgtagcctacatattgcgttttttttttaatttgcttaccgggctaaaggttagcatgcttaaaatacgtaagtcgttttgttcaacaaatttgagtagataactcagcagttgtttgcatcagagcgacaatttttgagatagttactaaaattgtttaaaggttgtcaaacgttgtttctcgttgtatatcctttaattctagagttaaattgataaataccgtgtacgaatttgtttaacccatttgttttggttactcggcggctccgttcttgtgtagcctacatattgcgttttttttttaatttgcttaccgggctaaaggttagcatgcttaaaatacgtaagtcgttttgttcaacaaatttgagtagataactcggcagttgtttgcatcagagcgacaatttttgagatagttattaaaactgtttaaaggttgtcaaacgttgtttctcgttgtataccctttaattctagagttaaattgataaataccgtgtacgaatttgtttaacccatttgttttggttactcgatggctccgttctcgtgtagcctacatattgcgtttttttttaatttgcttaccgggctaaaagttagcacgcttaaaatacgtaagtcgttttgttcaacaaatttaagtagataactcagcagttgtttgcatcagagcgacaatttttgagatagttattaaaactgtttaaaggttgtgaaacgttgtttctcgttgtatatcctttaattctagagttaaattgataaataccgtgtacgaatttgtttaacccatttgttttggttactcgacggctccgttctcgtgtagcctacatattgcgttttttttaatttgcttaccgggctaaaggttagcatgcttaaaatacgtaagtcgttttgttcaacaaatttgagtagataactcagcagtttgcatcagagcgacaatttttgagatagttattaaaactgtttaaaggttgtcaaacgttgtttctcgttgtatatcctttaattctagagttaaattgataaataccgtgtacgaatttgtttaacccatttgttttggttactcgatggctccgttctcgtgtagcctacacattgcgtttttttttaatttgcttaccgggctaaaggttagcatgcttaaaatacgtaagtcgttttgttcaacaaatttgagtagataactcagcagttgtttgcatcagggcgacaatttttgagatagttattaaaactgtttaaaggttgtcaaacgttgtttctcgttgtatatcctttaattctagagttaaatcgataaataccgtgtacgaatttgtttaacccatttgttttggttactcgacggctccgttctggtgtagcctacatattgcgtttttttttttaatttgcttaccgggctaaaggttagcatgcttaaaatacgtaagtcgttttgttcaacaaatttgaatagataactcagcagttgtttgcatcagagcgacaatttttgagatagttattaaaactgtttaaaggttgtcaaacgttgtttctcgttgtatatcctttaattctatagttaaattgataaataccgtgtacgaatttgtttaacccatttgttttggttactcgacggctccgtttccgtgtagcctacatattgcgttttttttttaatttgcttaccgggctaaaggttagcatgcttaaaatacgtaagtcgttttgttcaacaaatttgagtagataactcagcagttgtttgcatcagagcgacaatttttgagatagttattaaaactgtttaaaggttgtcaaacgttgtttctcgttgtatatcctttaattctatagttaaattgataaataccgtgtacgaatttgtttaacccatttgttttggttactcgacggctccgtttccacgttttaataatatttccagccacccacactcacgccgcatttgtgtgcatgcatgcacatgcatgcgtttcatacgcatgcacgtgtgtgtgcgggttgtcagcacccatgcacgtatatgtgggggttgttgtgtgtgtggcttttttttcccctccttaataccagaggactttttcgcggcttagcggttgtcctcaacgggataaccggtctctttttcgattgaccgccaaccagcacacatcgcccaagATCGCCACCGTCACAttcaacaccaaggtaatattgtatccactcatatttcctaacactcttaataaaacattattataacgaggaaatcctctgtgcgtttgtttcctttatttcttttgagcgaaccatccaccccaagatcgacccttgtgcgcctacccactgccggtttacgacgcactcaggccgaacattggtccttcgagccggtcattactccccgaaaaaggaactaaaagcacctacaaattacagtccacaacgcagcacaatttgccgaaggattttgcctaaaaaaatttatttgccaccaATTGCTGACAAGGAAAAACTTGGAGCCTTTATATTAGACAAATACCAGAGCCACAGCACATTTTGCCTACAAAAATTGGTTTGCCACAACACATATTAGCAgagccaccggagccacagcacaaagagaagtaagtttatatttcttgccacttttttttgagtgttgtttttttttttttgcaaaataaagaaaaaaaaaaaaccccgtgcagtgcgcgaaaaattgaaagtgaaagtgaaaacagtgaagtgatttagtgagcaccactttatttttctaatttaaaggttaaatcactcggtttgttagcctttattttcagtccttgtgattatctggtctatccccccaccagtggtaaggttttccagacacaacacaaggaagagggcaacctaacctcactttccgcaccatactaaataggtttttgttgtttttttgtacttcacaaacactaaattaaattcactttaattaattaatccggtgctcacttcactttttaaacactttttacacttttttggcgcttgttttgcaatatcgcacgcattttttcacgttcaccaaaatacacccattatttgtggaggtggcgagtggtccccttttttgttgttgccgctgagacaaaaagtctgtaaattaaaccttttttctggtgtcgctgctgtgacaaaaagtccataaaataaacccttttcgttgtcgctaccaagacaaaaagtctgcaataaacaaaataaataataaactcgaagttcaatagtttttatttagggctgggcaggcatattaactcagaagagttctatttttctaatcggaaattttctcgttaataaacgtaaataaaacaatggaaacctacatccgtttagcagaatcaatcgcagagtttgataaagattacagccttattccggagagcgaccatagcaaacacacccttgcaatacagcaggaagagttgcggctcttgtggaagaaggtaaagtctgcgtttgattcgctattgggatctgatgaggtgtcagcggatgacgttatggcgatcagaaagaagcaaaaggcagcatacgcaatctacgtgcgatgttcagcgtctatatctgctgaggcagaaaaatacaagaaggatgaaaagaacgtcaaccctgagcaagaacctcatgggcataaaattcgcctccctgcttgcgatacggaagtttttaaaggggattatctgtcttggccaacttttcgcgaccttttcacggcaatttatataaacaattccagcttgaaaggggtggaaaagttattccatctcaacaacaaaacgcagggcgaagcaaaagatatcgtaaaaaaatgccctctcacaaatgaaggtttcgagatggcctggaaaaacttgtgtgaaagatacgaaaacaaacgtatcttagttaacacacaactacaaattttatttaacttaaaaaaggtagaaagtgagtgtggcagttcaataaaaaagctgcaaaatgatataaataattgtatttcgtccctcaaatgccacaaaattgacacttccaattgggatgcaatcctgacctatctttgctcaaccaagttaccagagagcacgctggctctttgggagcaaagtatagaccataaaatggacatatccaagtgggaggatatggataaattcctgtctaatcggtttcagacacttgaaacagtgtctggttttacagggcatgccacttcgaaagttcaaaaaccaaacgcgtcgcgacaatcaacggaaacccctacgaaaagacttggtgcttttcaaacgaatgtatccaagcaaacaataaaatcaatttgtaaaatgtgtaaatcccctgaacacagattacgcaactgttcacgcttctgcgacttaaccccagtagaaaggattaaatttataaaatccacaagtggctgcctgaattgcttatccccaggacacaccgtgacgaagtgcaccagttcctacaactgttccaaatgccactctcgtcaccacacgctcctgcatgcggatacatctcagcacacggctgtacgcaatcctttcaaagatgtggataatagcccaacaacttcggcacaggcgcgacaatctgcgaaccagaatgtaaaatcctgtcatgccaagtccagcacaggcgtgctattaggaactgctcgcgtatacattcgccataatggtaccgacttctccgcacgggcattaattgattcagggtctgaatgttcctttataactgaaagactgaaacgcagaatcaatttgccagcgagaaaaatgcatgcccaagtttcaggcatcacaaattcggtgtcagcccaggtgaaagaagcatccaaaattgaattacgttcaccagtggatgcctgcttcagcctgactacacccgttctagtcctagccaaactcactgggaatcttccatcctgccatatcaacgtcatgactatgcaggcattcccagacttggttttggcagacaagaggttctacatcaacgaagatgtagacctcatacttggaggagacatatatccccaaattatactgagtggtctgaaaaagaatgtactaaatacacttctggcccaagagacagtgttcggttggatactaaccggtcgcatcgaagcaccgagtccaacgaagagcatcatgtcattctacaacgaggttgcgttggacaaccaattaaaagctttctgggaggtagaaaatgttcccaaaaacaaaatggttaatgaagaagaaaggtattgtgaacaattatttaaggacacaacaaaacgtgatgaaagtggaagatatacagtctcgctaccattcaggcaggattaccctgagaagattgcattaggaccgtctctaaagcgcgcatgttcacaattcttcagaaatgaggggcgattactgaaaaaccaagagttagggaaagagtatgttcgggtgttatccgaatacgaaacgcttggacatatgagaaaaattaaaaataatgtaccatccgacgattcggataattatttcctgccccaccacgccgttgtaaaggcggaaagtaccaccaccaaggtgcgcgtcgtcttcaacgcgtcaagtccgacagcaaatggcattagtctaaacgacatactccacccaggtccagtactccaagcagacttgcctatcttaattttacgttggcgactgtatcgctttgtctttaatagtgacatagaaaagatgtataggcaaatttgggtgaccgataatcacgccaaatttcaaagaattgtccatcgaacatcccccaacgaacccatcagtctttacgaactaaagactgtcacatttggtgtaaactgcgccccctacctcgcgatacggtcacttctacaattagctaatgatgtagaaaatacccacccaatagcatcgggtatattacgcgaaagtatgtatgtcgacgacgttttatctggaggacatacaatagcgtcaactatcaaagcaaggaacgagattcgcgaagcattacactcagctggctttccattgcgcaagtggacatccaattgtgaggaagtccttcaggacatccctaaaacggatttgctcagcgaggacttcctagcgtttgaagaagctagctcggtgaaggcactcggaatacgatggaacgcgcattcagacatgttttacttcaccgcaggagttttagagatgggcgagaacatcaccaaacgcgcaatcctatccgctatagccaaacttttcgaccctttaggctggcttgcaccaatggtcatagtagcaaaaatattaatgcagaatatttggttagaaggcaccggatgggatgagcctgtctcaccaaatacattagaacggtggaaaaccttcacccaacactatggcgaaatagataacatacggataccgcggtgggtaaatttttccccggaaggcgaaatagaaatccacggcttctgtgacgcttccgagaaagcatatgcggcagcgatatatatgcgcgtaaaaagagatgATCAgtttttcattcacttactcttagcaaaaaccagagtagctccagtgaaaaccatctcgctaccacgtttagaactctgcggcgccgtgcttctcgcagaaatgatggaatcaatattccgaaatattcatttgggacccgtaaaagttcacctctggacggattcaaccatcgtactcgcatggataagaaagccgccctgttcctggtcaaccttcgtcgcacaccgaatcactaagatcatcgatatggtcggtagcaaggactggcttcacgtggactcggaatctaatccagcggatctaggaagcagaggactacttgcatcagagttgaccaacaattcgttgtggtggcagggaccttcttggctgcaagaagacaattcccgctggccagcacaagagaccgaatacaaaacgtccgttgaggagaagagggcacaaacatatgccacgacaagggtagatcatgtagatattctcgaccgtttttcaaatttacacagggctttaaaggttctttcctatgttaggagattttataaacgaactcacccaaaaactaaagcaatgttccacgaaaggtcgtgcataatctcagccgatgagattaaggcaacgattcaagcattaatacgagtctgccagaaacaattttacgggacagaatatttaaaattgaaaaatagggaacctatcgatcgaaagagcgaaatactgtcactcaacccatatatcgacaaagatgatattattagaacaggggggcgtctaggggcttcaaaggacatgtcatacaatgagcgtcatccgatcatcttgccgtacaattgtaggctgtctcgccttacagttatgatggctcatcatgactcccttcatggcgagaaccagctcatgctccgtcttatccgaacccaatactggataccgaatgtcaagaccatgatcagagccatcattcacaagtgcaaaacctgcattattcaccgaaagcaggtacagtcccaacttatggggacccttccctgcgaacggactacttttacccgcgcgttcaccaataccggggtcgactttgcagggcctttcgacatcaaaagctaccgcggtaggggatgtcgactgtcaaaaggctacgtatgccttttcgtctgcttttccactaaggccatccatttagaagccactagtgaccttagtaccccaggcttcctcgcggccttttcgcgttttatcgcgagaagaggatgtccgaagaacatctactccgacaatggtacgaactttgtcggagcttccagatctctacgatcggaattcaaagccttcctggcagaaagccgagacaaaacagtctccaagtatagccatcaagcattaacttggcattttattcccgctggcgctccacatatgggcggcttgtgggaagcgggagtgaagagcttcaaaagccacttcaaaaagatcgcttctccccacaaatatactatggaggagttccaaacacttttgtgccggattgaggcgtgcctcaactcgcgccctctcagtccggggtcgaatgacccaacggacctggaacccctaactccaggacatttcctaacaggcagccatcttctggcgccgccagaaccggatgtgaacgaaagcacggcctccataataaacagatggcagaagctcaaagccctccatcacactttctgcaaacgatggaaggtggaatatctatccgaacttcaaaaacgagtgaagtggaagcatcccaaagaaaatataaaagtgggagatctcgctgtcctcaaagaggacaacttatctcccaacgagtggaggctaggtagagtcgtcgacgtacaccccggagaagataaccgagtacgtgtagtcgacctcataaccgagaagggtcaagtcagacgacctttggtcaaactgatccttcttcccacggagatagattgtgcgaggaccaaaagcttcgcttaacaatcccccccgttcctccacatccctccgttcaaaaaaaaccaaccatcccactcactcgttattccagaacgagtataccagaaaagcctttacgcagaccctcggtctgccacagaaagcaaaggcactcggcccataatccttttaaaattttcaaaatttcaaaacccagcgctcgcccaccgaggccaatcaaccaccctaatgcagatccccatctgccacaaaacacttatttttaattttcacaacCAAACCCCATTTCACtcactcaccccgagcgaggacaccagaaccctaacgcagactcagGGTCTGCCACAGAACGCAGATGCACTCAGCCAAAGGAACGAGGCCAAGCAATTAACCTAACGCAGATTCGATATCTGCCACAAATCCAAAAGAATTTAAACGCATACAGCCACAGATTAAAGAGAATCGACGTGCTGATAAAATATCCGCAGTCCACAATACAATTCGGCCAGCCGCAACAAATGACCATGTCTGGCGGTCAAGTATGCATAATACAACAAActctacaactacaacaacagcaacagacgATGGTCGTAGCAGCAGGTGGCACCCCAGTACCAGAACagtcgcttcaacaacaacagcatcccCAGCAAATAATACAACATCAAGTTGTAGTCGCTGGTAATGCCCCACAGTCTGGTATGATATTGCATCACAATCATCAGCAACAGCTGCAATATCAGCAGCGCCAATTAAATATGGATCAAGTGGGTATCACTTCATCTCCTAATGATAGTGCTTTAAACATGATAATTGAACACGAGACCCAGCAAAATCAGTCCCAACTATCACAACAGCTGCCACGCGAAAGAGGTGATAGATCACCACCTGAAATTAGCGATATTGTATCATCTGTGGCGACAATAACGACCAGCACATCCATGGCATATGTAAATACTCCACACGGACTCTTTCCCATGCCATTGGGCAAGTCATCCAAATTGCCGCAAGTATCAAAAGCCAAAGCAAAATTCAAATTCCTTGGAAAATTTATAGCTAAGGCTGTTATGGATAGTCGAATGTTGGATCTACCATTCTCAATACCGTTCTACCGCTGGCTATTGAATGAAGAATATTCAGTTGGTTTAGCCGATTTGGCACGTGTCGCACCCGAAGTGCAAAGTACATTGGTAAGATTACAGGACGTGGTACTTGAACGCGATCAAATATTAAACGAATC contains:
- the LOC137239544 gene encoding E3 ubiquitin-protein ligase TRIP12-like, translated to MSGGQVCIIQQTLQLQQQQQTMVVAAGGTPVPEQSLQQQQHPQQIIQHQVVVAGNAPQSGMILHHNHQQQLQYQQRQLNMDQVGITSSPNDSALNMIIEHETQQNQSQLSQQLPRERGDRSPPEISDIVSSVATITTSTSMAYVNTPHGLFPMPLGKSSKLPQVSKAKAKFKFLGKFIAKAVMDSRMLDLPFSIPFYRWLLNEEYSVGLADLARVAPEVQSTLVRLQDVVLERDQILNESKLDAMEKTEKIESLDLDGCPIADLGLDFVLPGYANIELCRGDRDTPVTIHNLHQYISLVTYWFLVEGVQKQFEALREGFDSVFPTQRLRMFYPEELENVFCGSGACNYQRWDVKMRQDCCRTDHGFTQDSQAIQYLYDILSSYNRDEQRLFLQFVTGSPRLPTGGFKSLTPQLTIVRKTLDGNQNPNEYLPSVMTCVNYLKLPDYSSQEVMREKLKVAANEGSMSFHLS